The DNA sequence GCGTAGACGACCACGGGCGCGGCCAGCCCGAACGAGCACATGTCGGCGAGCGAGTCCATCTGGGCACCGAACGGGCTGGACACGCCGAAGCGACGGGCCAGCGCACCGTCGAGCCCGTCGAACCCGACGCAGGCGATGAGGCAGAACGCGGCGTTCTGGATCTCGCCCTGCATCGCCAGGAAGATCGCCAGCAGGCCGAGGGTCAGGCTGGTCAGCGTGCAGGCGTTGACCAGGAGGAACTTGACCCGGCGGGCCATGGTCCGCTCGCCCGGCAGCAGCGGGATGGTCATGCCCTGCGCATCGGCGTCGACCGAGGTGGACGGTCCGACGGCGGGGCTGACCGGTACGGCGGCCGCGAGCTCCGCGGCGGCCTGCGGGGTGGGCCCGAGGAGTGTCGAGGCCCCCGCGACGTGGTCGGAGCGGACGACCGCGGTGCGGGCGGAGGAGTCGCCGCGCCGGCCGACCCGGACGAGAAGTGCCTGGCGAGCGATTGTGCCGCCCCGACGCAGACGCCCTGCCCAGCGGCGGCCCGCGGGTCGCGGGCTGTCGGTCGTACGACGACGTCGCCAAGGGGTTCTCGGCACGTATCCCTCCAACACGGGATGGTCGATCCGCCGCCTCGGCGGCCACCCGATTTTGCGGCCTACACCATCGCACAGTGAGCGAAGATT is a window from the Polymorphospora rubra genome containing:
- a CDS encoding CDP-alcohol phosphatidyltransferase family protein, which translates into the protein MPRTPWRRRRTTDSPRPAGRRWAGRLRRGGTIARQALLVRVGRRGDSSARTAVVRSDHVAGASTLLGPTPQAAAELAAAVPVSPAVGPSTSVDADAQGMTIPLLPGERTMARRVKFLLVNACTLTSLTLGLLAIFLAMQGEIQNAAFCLIACVGFDGLDGALARRFGVSSPFGAQMDSLADMCSFGLAAPVVVYASLAGTVSTAAAAVACALVAACAAIRLARFNVSPKDGRFFCGVPTTMAAAVLAVTVLIGLPVPGWVQVAGVAVLAFAMVSSFPYAKLARLVKLPPWLWLAPIIGALVDARLTFALVVAGYLISGPLLWLRERRADQGVSRAA